GGTGCTCGCGGGCAGCGTGATGTTCCTGTGGCCGCGCTACGAAGCCCAGATCATGGAGAAGCTCAAGAGCCTCCAGCCACCTCCTCCGCTGTCCATCCGCAGCGAGCCCCCCGGGGCGCAGGTGACGGTGGACGGCGTGGAGGTGGGCGTGACGCCCCTGGTGATGGACAACGTCTACCCGCCCCGCTCCGTCCCCGTGCAGATCAAGCTGCGAGGGCACCGCATGTGGACGGGCTCGTTCATGGGCGGCAAGAAGGCGGACCTGGACGCCCAGTTGCGGCGCTGAGGTCCACCGTACCGCCCCCGGCCCCCTGAGGGGCCGGCCCTACTTCACCAGCCGCAGGTGACCGCGGCGCGGGGGCTGTGGCTCCTCGGGCGGGCCACCCTCGGGCGCAGGTGCGGGCGCGGGCACGGCCGCGACCTCCGGGCGCGTCTCCGGCTCGTCGGAGTGGTCGCTCTGCACTTCGCGCAGGAAGGCGCGGGGGCGCTCCGCGGCGACGGGCATGGGCACCGGAACAGGCTGCGGCGGACGCACGACGGAGGCGGACGCCACCGGGGGCTGCTGGAGCAGCTCTGGCGGCATCTCCTCCGGGTACATCCAGAACTCCTTCGTCACGTGGCTGGCGATGGCGAACAGCGCCGACCAGGGCACCGCCACCGTGAAGCGCGAACCAGAGAAGCTCAGCGTGGAGCGCACGCCCCACTCGCCCACCGTGAGGTCGGGCGGCTCGAAGCGGTAGGAGAGGTTGAGGCGCAGGTGCGCTTCGCCTCGGAGGCTGGCGGGGACGAGCACGCCGGGGCGGCGCGCGTCCAGGTGGATCATCACCATCCCCTGATCCAGCGCGGCCAGCAGCCGCTCCTTCTTGTCGGAAACCTTCTTGTCCATTCCAGCCTGTCAGCGGGGAAATTCGGGCGCGCCCATCAACGACGGCGCACTTCCCGGTCCATCTCCCGCTTCGTCTCCCGTTCCTTGATGTCGTGACGGCGATCTTCGTGCGTCTTGCCGCGGCACAGGGCCAGTTCCACCTTGGCCCGTCCCTTCCTGAAGTACAGCACGAGCGGGATGATGGAGTAACCGCGCTCGCGGACCTTCGCCGTCCAGCGGTCGATTTCCGTCCGGTGCATCAGCAGCTTCCGGCCCCGGGTGGGGAGGTGGTCGAACACGCTCGCCGCCTTGTAGGAGCCGATGTGCGCATTGAGCAAGAACAGCTCCGTGCCCTTCTGCAGCGCATAGGCGTCCGACAGGTTGGCGATTCCATCCCGCAAAGACTTCACCTCGCTCCCGGTGAGCGACAACCCCGCTTCGATCGTGTCGTCCACCGTGTAGTCGAAGCGCGCACGCCGGTTCTCGGCAATGACCTTCACCCCCGGCTCCGCACCCACACCCTTCGACTTTCCGGCCATAACGTGTCCCGAGTCTCCTAACCGTCCAGGGGCA
The Corallococcus soli DNA segment above includes these coding regions:
- the smpB gene encoding SsrA-binding protein SmpB, producing the protein MAGKSKGVGAEPGVKVIAENRRARFDYTVDDTIEAGLSLTGSEVKSLRDGIANLSDAYALQKGTELFLLNAHIGSYKAASVFDHLPTRGRKLLMHRTEIDRWTAKVRERGYSIIPLVLYFRKGRAKVELALCRGKTHEDRRHDIKERETKREMDREVRRR
- a CDS encoding ClpXP protease specificity-enhancing factor SspB codes for the protein MDKKVSDKKERLLAALDQGMVMIHLDARRPGVLVPASLRGEAHLRLNLSYRFEPPDLTVGEWGVRSTLSFSGSRFTVAVPWSALFAIASHVTKEFWMYPEEMPPELLQQPPVASASVVRPPQPVPVPMPVAAERPRAFLREVQSDHSDEPETRPEVAAVPAPAPAPEGGPPEEPQPPRRGHLRLVK